tttttactacaaactactataagcaaactatatccattgaagttgatgaaatctatgattttgtattccaacgtagctagaacattcaggtagattgttttgctcgccaaaagtggatgatattttaaccgtatccgataatgtagcatgaaatatttgttcgaaaaaatcgctctttttgaatggtaaacatgcttaacagccctttccccatatggtactttaacagataatcataatacagattgttaatatgatctgtgttattgtacatatactgttcactttacaataaacgataacgtttagagacaatatagaatattctctatatattgtaattgattatgcgggttcttcaagttaaaaacattttcctttggttcaaaaaaagttgactttgtttcaaaagaaataagctctattaacatttatttagaatcaaagtatttgcttaaattcaaaatccaaaaatatttagttcaaagaattaattctttgtttaaaaaaatatttttttgaatcaaaaacaaaagtttttggttcaaataaaacaggagttagattcaaaaaaatgaatgttttgaaacaaaatcagtattgttttggttcaaaagcctagttttctctgcgtgtaacACTGCATTTTGGCTCGAATCGGTTATTTCCTGAGACCGACGTTGGTCCGCTTTgttcacgcagagaaaacttggattttgaaacaaaacaaaactgactttgattcaaaaaattaattttttcgattcaatctcatgttttctttgaatcaatgaattatggttttgtttcaaataaataatttttgaaagaaagaattaattatttgaatcgaataattttggactttgattttaaacaaattctttgattcaaaagacatttgttcaattgcatatttatttggaaacaaagtaaattttctttcaaccaaagaaaaatgtattcaatgcaaaggaataatttcttaaaataaaaacttcaaacttagaaggttTTTTGCATTGAGTAAGAagaattcaaaacgaaaaatcggttTGGCTGGTCGTGTGAAAATGTGAATCAGAGTTAGCTTagttaggaggattcaggataaaGTATGGTAAGTTTATGTATTAAAgaatgaatattgaagattttcaataagtgcttgaaattttacaggaccacggccgataCATGGTTTTCCAAGTCCCTGAATTCCTCAACCGAGGTGACACCGCTCCAATCCAGCGATCAGGTCCACGAAAATTTAAACCGGATGATTCGATTAAAGTGAACCATTGTGTGACTGATATACCTTACCTTAAATGTATCTTGCTACATCATACTTGATGCTACCTCGGTACAAGATTGCATCTTGCTTACCGCCAATTGAGTTGTTGTGTAAAGCTATCGGAATAAAAACGTGTTTAAGAGTAGTCCGATTCTTTTACTTCGATCCGCGAAATCTCCACCGATTCTGTCCATTTACCCACGGTCACAACAATTCTGGCGACGAGGACCATGAATTCCGGACAGAATAGTGCCAGTGCGGGACAACGTGCCCCAGCGGTTTTGCCTCCAAATTTCCACATCGACCCGTACGACCGACGGAAGACGCGTTGGCCCCGATGGGTGGAAAGATTGGAAACCGCGTTTGCGATTTACGGAGTGGCGGATAACGAAATGCGCCGGAACCTGATTCTGCACCTTATGGGTTCGGACGCATATGAGGTTTTGTCCGATCGATTGGCACCGGAAAATCCTCGTACTCAAACGTATGCAGCAATCGTTGCAACCCTGCAAGAGTACTTCAGCCCGGAACCGTCGGAAATTAGTGAGAATTTCCGGTTCAACAGTCGTCACCAGGGCGACAAAAATGCTGCTTCCCCGGAAGAAACCATCGATGAATTTCTGGTGGCATTGCGACGGATTGCCGTCACCTGCGATTTTGGAGGTTATCTAGAGAGAGCCTTACGAAATCAACTCGTTTTCGGTGTTAAACGCGATGACATCCGTGAGCGCCTCATGGAAAGAAGACGCCTCACCTTGCAAGAGGCACGGGACATCGCAGTTAGCATGGAGCTTTCCCAGAAGAGCGGAGCAGTAATTACTGGAACTGTTCCGAAACACGATGTGCACGCGTTCCATAACCCTACAAAAAAGTGCAACACAGGGAAAAGTGCTGGCAAATTGccgaagaaaaagttttgcttcCGTTGCGGGGATGAAAATCACCTAGCAAAAGAGTGCAAATTCCACTCTGCAAAGTGTTCGTTTTGTGGGAAAAAAGGGCATTTAGTGGATGTGTGTATGTCTAAAGCAGCAGGGAAAAGCCCAAGTGCGGGGAAATCTGGGTTCAAGTCGGGCAAAGTGAAGGCAAATTACATCGGAGAAAGAAGCCAtcttgaagaaaaaagtgatgCGCAATTTGTCGGCGAAATTTGCTCGTTGAATGTGTGCGCTGGTGTTACGAAGATGTGGTTGTCTCTTCTCGTTAACGATGTGTGCGTTCGATTTGAAATCGATACGGGTAGTCCCGTCAGCATAATTAATACGAAGTGCTACGATAATTTGTTTGCTGATGTGCGTTTGCGAAGAAGTCGTTTGAGCTTGGTTAGCTACTGCGACAGTGACATCCATGTACGGGGGGTCTTGGATGTGGAAGTGCAATACATGGGAGTGAAATCGATTTTGCCGTTGTACGTAGTTGATTCCAACAAACACCCACTGCTGGGTAGGGAATGGCTGCGTGTGTTGGCAATCGATTGGAATACGATGCTGCGAGTTCCGGATACAGTGAAGAGTGTCAGTGTTAGTGATAGTGCGTCgcaattggaacaaatattcCGAAAATATGCGACAGTGTTCGAGGACTCCATCGGGAAAATATCAACAGTGCAAGCTAAACTACACCTTCAGCCCAACGCGCATCCAGTGTTTCTCAGAGCGCGCAAAATTcctttcaatatgcaaaagacaGTGGACGCTGAACTGAACAGACTTGTGGCTGAAGGTGTTCTTAGCAAAGTGGAACACAGTAATTGGGCGACTCCGATAGTACCTGTGAAGAAATCGGAGAATCGCGTACGTGTTTGTGGTGATTATAAACAAACAGTGAATCCTCAATTAAAAGTGGACCAGCACCCGCTGCCAACGATAGATGAGCTGTTTGCGTCGCTCGCCGGAggatcaaaattttccaaaattgatctTGTCCAGGCGTACCTGCAGATGGAGGTTGCACCCGAAGACAGAGAAATTCTAACTCTGAACACGCACCGCGGACTTTATCGTCCGAATCGACTGATGTACGGCATATCATCAGCTCCGGCAATCTGGCAGCGCCAAATCGAAACGATCTTGCAAGGCATCGAAGGAGTAAGCGTTTTTCTCGACGACATTAAAGTAACAGGTTCTACCGATGCGATACACCTGAGTCGTCTTGAGGAAGTTCTACGACGATTAGCCTACCATAACATTCGGGTTAATCGAAAAAAGTGCGAATTTTTCACCGATTGCATCCAGTACTGTGGGTATCTCATCGATCGAGAAGGTATTCACAAAATTCCCCAAAAAGTCGAAGCAATCCAAAATATGCCGCGGCCAAAGAACAAGGATGAGGTTCGATCCTTCGTCGGCCTAATTAATTACTACGGGCgtttcttcgaaaatttgagCACAGTGCTGTACCCGCTCAACAATCTGCTGAAAAAGGAAGTTGACTTCAAATGGACCAAGGAGTGCGAAAAGTCCTTCCGAATCGTCAAGGAGAGAATGCAGGCAGACAACTGCCTCGTACACTACTCGCCGGATCTGCCTTTGCTGCTGGCAACCGATGCTTCTCCTTACGGCGTCGGGGCGGTACTCAGCCACATTTACCCCGATGGCAGCGAACGCCCGATACAATTCGCATCGCAGACGTTGAATCGCACTCAACAGGCTTACATGCAGGTGGACAAGGAAGCTTACGCCATAGTGTTCGGTgtgaagaaatttttccaatacatcTACGGTAGAAACTTCACTCTGCTGACGGACAATCAAGCTGTTTCGAAGATCTTCAACGAGAACAAAGGTCTTCCCGTGATGTCCGCGCTGAGAATGCAACACTATGCCACCTTTCTACAATCGTTCAAGTACGAGCTACGATTCCGCAAGTCAGTGGACCATGCCAATGCGGACGCGCTGTCCAGAATGCCAGTGAAGCGGTCGGATCCTGAAAGCGATATCGAGGAGTCCGATGTCGTTGAGCTGAACCAGATCGAAACTCTTCCACTGACCACGTCGGAACTTTCCCAGGCAACTGCTGATGATAAGTCGGTGAGTACACTTATCCAAGGGTTaaaatacgggaaaattgtTGATGCCAAAGACAGATTCGGGGTTGACCAAACAGAATTCTCGCTGCAAAAAGGTTGCTTGCTCCGAGGCATTCGAGTGTACATACCGGATGTTCTCCGACAGCGAGTGTTACAAGAACTCCACTCTACACACTTCGGAGTTACTAGAACGAAATCGCTGGCAAGAGGTTATTGTTGGTGGAGTGGTATGGACCGCCAAATCGAAGAATTGATCTCGAATTGCGCCGAATGTCAATCTGTCAGACCAGATCCCTGGAAGGCCAAACCGCACTGCTGGGAGCCGGCCACCGAACCTTTCCAACGGGTTCATGCGGACTTTGCCGGTCCATTCATGGATACTTACTTCTTCATACTGGTGGACTCCTACACCAAGTGGCCCGAAATAAGAGTTTGTCGATCCATTACTGCCGAGAGTACCGAAAACATGTGCCGTGAGATCTTTAGTACTTTCGGAATCCCTTCGGTCTTCGTTAGCGACCATGGTGTACAATTTACGGCCGAATccttccagctgtttttgaaaCGAAATGGCATCGTGCACAAGATGGGAGCCCCGTACCATCCTGCTACCAACGGGCAAGCAGAACGCTATGTACAGACCTTCAAGCAAAAACTGAAGGCCCTCAAGTGTCCGAGGTCGAAGATCAACTTGGAACTTGCGAATATCCTGCTGACGTACCGAAAAATGTTACATCCCTCTACTGGTCAGTCCCCGTCGATGATGATGTTCGGTCGTCAAATCCGTTCTCGCCTCGATTTGATGCTACCGAAAGCTTCCGAAGAAGATCGCCCGAATTTGGTCGTGCGACAGTTTGCAGATGGCGACCGAGTCCGTGTACGAGATTTCCTGTCGAACAATAAGTGGCAGTTCGGAAGAGTTGTTTCTAAGTTGGGAAAATTACGGTACACTGTCCGACTCGACGATGGAAGAATATGGGAGAGACATGTTGATCACATCTGCGGCGTAGGTGAACATCTGCCGTTGAACACCAACCAACCGAGTACAAGCTATCAACGAGCATTACCAAATCCCGTGACAACTATTCCATCGAATCCTGCTCCTGATGTCGGCACTTCTGTCGACAATCGACCGAAGATTCCTGATCCAGCGGATATTGGAAGTATACCAGAACCAGCGACCGAGGTCGTTGTTGACGACACTTCCAAGACGTGCAGCCCTGCCGGTGGAACACCGGTGGTTCGACGTGAAAGTATCCCGTTACGGCGTTCCGGAAGAACAATCAAACCTCCCCAAaagttaaatttataaatttttgcattGTATAACTTCTTTTTTACGAGAGGGAGAGTTGATATACCTTACCTTAAATGTATCTTGCTACATCATACTTGATGCTACCTCGGTACAAGATTGCATCTTGCTTACCGCCAATTGAGTTGTTGTGTAAAGCTATCGGAATAAAAACGTGTTTAAGAGTAGTCCGATTCTTTTACTTCGATCCGCGAAATCTCCACCGATTCTGTCCATTTACCCACGGTCACAACAGTGACCCagtgtttcatttatttgtgaataaaaataaattttaaatttgaaatcctttcttcttattatttgaaattcctgataggaatttcaaaacaacagaatATGAcgcttccaattggaataaatagaaaatggttcaatgaataaatctcgcgtgagctttcattaagtcgaatgaaacagaaacaccgaaccgagaaaaacgcttctgaaatttgaagagtgtttttcaaatcctattttcattccttcgccgataacccttaaaaaaataggcaatattcatggaaactaattgtgtcagatattccacattatgaatttaattttttgcaatttttagagctattttttaatcatataggaacatacgacatattcaaacataaatcgttcatacgtcagaacacattcgtcgtttggaggggaaatttgtttcattcgtctcttttctttcgtcctttgattcgttcaacttgcacttacgcccaaatgtttctgatgcaaatactatgggaaattttcaattttctcggcgtaGTGGCTGTTTAATAAGTGAAATATCTATAGTGTAGCGGTAAATTGGTGAGTAAATGCATAATGAAATGTGTGAATCGGGTGCGCCATCGGTCAAACCAGCTCACTGCTGCTGATCAGCTTTCTGTTGCCGACcagctggaggggaaatttgtctcattcgtcctttgatttgttcaacttgcacttacgcccaaatgtttctgaggcaattaccggtaaattttcaattttctcggcatagtGAATGTTAACTTATTGAGTTGTCGAGTGCAGCGGTAAATTTATTAGTGAATGCGTAATAAAAGTGTGAATCGGGTGATTGGgtgactaacagcagcaggctgctgCCGCTCAGCCTGATGCAGTTAGTTGTTAGGTTTgttgctactgctgctgttcggtttcttttccttgctgcattattttacagcgttcgaaagcctgcttgagtatcgatttaagaacgcttgaaaagaagaatctgaaataatattcattgcCAGGTTGATATTCTGATAACCTCTACCTGTATACACTTGTTTGCTCATGGAATCCATAGCGAATGTGCTAGGTTTTTTTCCTCTGCACATTCGCCGTTTGGAAGAAGGGAcgtaagcaacattgaaattggcaatcaaggttttgtttcattcgtcattttggaagtcttaaattttatatattaaaagggtttaaattgattgttttatcaatcacataggtagataatgttataatgaagcttttttagtgaatatctctatttttcaaattttgtttcattcgacgtaatgaaagctcacgcgagaaatgcttttaaatctaaattaaattaccttgtggcaaaagaaagcaactttgaatcaaaagaaacggttttttgtttcaaagtatcaatattttgaatcaaagatttttcaaaagaaaaatactttgaaacaaacgaaaatgcatttgaaacaaagaaatttttattcatcccaaaatcaaaggaaattttcctttgttttcgctgcactttcctttgaaataaaaaatcttttcgctgcgtgttgatgtttcttgttttgaaaaattataacagCCAGCGCCGCCGCTTCTAAGTTGATGCTCTAATTCGAATTACTGTTGgtgcctcgagctgcgggttctatTGGCCATCGATATTCGTGACTTGGATTATAGATCTGATCTGATCGCGAATGTTTATCACGTCACGAAAATAGCTCCATTAAAGAACATAATGTTTAAAAGACAAATCAAGCCTGCTCTTCGTTGATTTTCTGgtcgaaacttaaaaaaaaacaaggactTCATGGATTGTCGCATGTCGCAAAGTCAGATTATGTCGCATGGAGATAATGTCATCTTGTCAGCTTTTGTcacatggttggattatgttgcacagtcagattatgtcacacgGTGAATTATGTCACACGGTGCACGGATTATGccacatggtcagattatgtcacatggaccCTTCATGgcgttttttcaaattttggcacGTGGTCGCTTTATGTCACTTGTCGCAACGTATCACATTTCATATCTCACGTAACATGCAACGACACAATCGACCAATTTGGATGGAGTACAAATTTCGTACAAAAAATACATTCGACAAGCGAGAATGATCGATATTCTAAACTAACTCTGGGGTCGTAGCTTGATTACAACCTTCTCaactttttaaattcaactCCAAACgtgtttagttaaaaaaaaatcttggaataTTTTCTCTTAAACAATGGTTAATTCGCCAAAACCGTTCGAAAAATACTATCCCAGTCAATTATTATTCTACCTGACTTTTCTTAAGCGTGAATATTTGACAGTTAACTGACAGTTCAACAGTCGGAATTCTTAGTATTTGTGAGTTTTTATCTCTTGAATTGAAATCTGTCACACATACATCTGCACATAATTTTGTTCATGCGTATGCTATGCGTATAAAATGAACCATCCTTCTGattgttcatgttttttcctACAAGTGTGAGTGATTTAAGGATGGCTGCCTGTCGGCCATATTGCCAGGCTAAAAAACAAGCATGGTCGATGCAGTGACTCCagtatatttcattttttgaaaattgcgaAGTTTCAACTCGGATTTAAATTTGTATCACTAGAAATATCTTCAATTCACTTAAATTACAGAATATTAGGCTCTTCATATGAAGTAAACTGTGGAGGTAAGGAAGAAAAGGTCaaagaaatttataattatcaaaatgtaATGATTGCACTCATTTGAAAAAGTGCATTTCAATGAttctatgataaattttattttttttgattttaaaaacgttaagtTCCTTATGATATTGACTTAACTTTTGCGTTTTAACTTTGTATAAATTATCGGAATACTATGGaaataataatataaattaTCACCTTTCTATAAACAATTCTgtagtgtttgaaaaaaaatcaactttttgaaagaaacaaaataatgtTATCTTTATCAACaacaactaaaattttaatatttttgtgaatttcacaatttttaatattatttgcaTAACTGTGGCTGAAAATATCTCTATAGAGGTATTTTCGCTTtgctttcaaataaaatttttgatttttgattgaaattttcagtttaaaatttaaattatgtatttccaaaaattctttctactccattttttttggaaaatttttttttaacttttatttaaaaaaaaatctttgattctgTAAACACATTTTAGACTGGCAACACTGGAGCTGAGAAAAAACGAATCATCAACTTTACAAAATGGCGAAGAAGCATGTCATACATCAGCTCAAGGAGCAAACTTTTCTAGGTAAGTGATGATTTATGACGATTTATGTAAGatgaatcaatttaaattaaatatttcagaTACTCGATTTGATGGTCACCTAAATATCTATTTTGAGGCCTTCTATGTGCCTAGCTGCTTCTAAGCCGAAATTTCAAGGAATGACGACCAAACCAGGTAAgctgaaaatttttcgattatttaatttcatctgttatttatgaaaataaccTTTTTCAGAATAGTGCACTACTGCATCGAATTAAGCATCGgagtataaaaatttcaagctcggTTTTCCAAGTGGTTTCCCGGAAATCGACACTTTCAAAAATGTCGACGGGCAAGAGCCCCTGGATGCAAAGGACGTTGTACGATAACTCCTACTCCAGCTGCAACACCATGTCGGTTTCTATTCTGTGGCAAATGGAAGTAATTCGAAGTAAGTTGTTCCGGGAACTGT
This sequence is a window from Uranotaenia lowii strain MFRU-FL chromosome 3, ASM2978415v1, whole genome shotgun sequence. Protein-coding genes within it:
- the LOC129751987 gene encoding uncharacterized protein K02A2.6-like → MNSGQNSASAGQRAPAVLPPNFHIDPYDRRKTRWPRWVERLETAFAIYGVADNEMRRNLILHLMGSDAYEVLSDRLAPENPRTQTYAAIVATLQEYFSPEPSEISENFRFNSRHQGDKNAASPEETIDEFLVALRRIAVTCDFGGYLERALRNQLVFGVKRDDIRERLMERRRLTLQEARDIAVSMELSQKSGAVITGTVPKHDVHAFHNPTKKCNTGKSAGKLPKKKFCFRCGDENHLAKECKFHSAKCSFCGKKGHLVDVCMSKAAGKSPSAGKSGFKSGKVKANYIGERSHLEEKSDAQFVGEICSLNVCAGVTKMWLSLLVNDVCVRFEIDTGSPVSIINTKCYDNLFADVRLRRSRLSLVSYCDSDIHVRGVLDVEVQYMGVKSILPLYVVDSNKHPLLGREWLRVLAIDWNTMLRVPDTVKSVSVSDSASQLEQIFRKYATVFEDSIGKISTVQAKLHLQPNAHPVFLRARKIPFNMQKTVDAELNRLVAEGVLSKVEHSNWATPIVPVKKSENRVRVCGDYKQTVNPQLKVDQHPLPTIDELFASLAGGSKFSKIDLVQAYLQMEVAPEDREILTLNTHRGLYRPNRLMYGISSAPAIWQRQIETILQGIEGVSVFLDDIKVTGSTDAIHLSRLEEVLRRLAYHNIRVNRKKCEFFTDCIQYCGYLIDREGIHKIPQKVEAIQNMPRPKNKDEVRSFVGLINYYGRFFENLSTVLYPLNNLLKKEVDFKWTKECEKSFRIVKERMQADNCLVHYSPDLPLLLATDASPYGVGAVLSHIYPDGSERPIQFASQTLNRTQQAYMQVDKEAYAIVFGVKKFFQYIYGRNFTLLTDNQAVSKIFNENKGLPVMSALRMQHYATFLQSFKYELRFRKSVDHANADALSRMPVKRSDPESDIEESDVVELNQIETLPLTTSELSQATADDKSVSTLIQGLKYGKIVDAKDRFGVDQTEFSLQKGCLLRGIRVYIPDVLRQRVLQELHSTHFGVTRTKSLARGYCWWSGMDRQIEELISNCAECQSVRPDPWKAKPHCWEPATEPFQRVHADFAGPFMDTYFFILVDSYTKWPEIRVCRSITAESTENMCREIFSTFGIPSVFVSDHGVQFTAESFQLFLKRNGIVHKMGAPYHPATNGQAERYVQTFKQKLKALKCPRSKINLELANILLTYRKMLHPSTGQSPSMMMFGRQIRSRLDLMLPKASEEDRPNLVVRQFADGDRVRVRDFLSNNKWQFGRVVSKLGKLRYTVRLDDGRIWERHVDHICGVGEHLPLNTNQPSTSYQRALPNPVTTIPSNPAPDVGTSVDNRPKIPDPADIGSIPEPATEVVVDDTSKTCSPAGGTPVVRRESIPLRRSGRTIKPPQKLNL